The Colias croceus chromosome 3, ilColCroc2.1 genome includes a region encoding these proteins:
- the LOC123706483 gene encoding myosin-VIIa translates to MVIVTRGDYIWIEPVSGREFDVAIGARVLAAEGRRIRVRDDDGQEQWLPPERRIKAMHATSVHGVEDMISLGDLHEAGILRNLLIRYNDNLIYTYTGSILVAVNPYQILPIYTADQIKLYKERKIGELPPHIFAIGDNAYAHMRRYGQDQCIVISGESGAGKTESTKLILQYLAAISGKHSWIEQQILEANPILEAFGNAKTVRNDNSSRFGKYIDIHFNSNGVIEGAKIEQYLLEKSRIVFQGPEERNYHVFYCLLAGLSKEEKKKLELGDASEYRYLSAGGNFSCEGRDDAAEFADIRSAMKVLLFTEAEIWEILKLLAAVLHCGNIKYEATVVDNLDATEIIEQSNVRRVGNLLGVPVPSLINALTRKTLFAHGETVVSTLSKNQSVDIRDAFVKGIYGRLFVTIVKKINAAIYKPKATMRTAIGVLDIFGFENFDHNSFEQFCINFANENLQQFFVRHIFKLEQEEYNHEGINWQHIEFVDNQDALDLIALKQLNIMALIDEESKFPKGTDQTMLAKLHKTHGLHRNYLKPKSDINTSFGLNHFAGIVFYDTRGFLEKNRDTFSADLLQLIHISTNKFLQQIFQDDIVMGSETRKRTPTLSTQFKKSLDLLMRTLGTCQPFFIRCIKPNEFKKPMMFDRGLCCRQLRYSGMMETIRIRRAGYPIRHSFKEFVERYRFLISGVPPAHKTDCRNATAKICATVLGKSDYQLGHTKVFLKDAHDLFLEQERDRVLTRKILILQRSIRGWVYRRRFLKMRAAAILIQRHWRGKLQRIRYNKMKVGYARLQALIRARVLAHRFRHLRGHIVSLQAAARGYLVRRSYGHKMWAIVKIQSHVRRLIAMRRYRRMRQDALAHTEALRLRRQEEQRLQHQGNTRAKEIAEQNYRERMYELERREAELALEEKRQLEAKRTLLQEAARKQDEPVDDSKLVEAMFDFLPDSSSEAPAPKDTCAFSDLPQQRADQQEMVTPVQTTSEDEEDLSEFKFQKFAATYFQGNVTHQYSRKPLKHPLLPLHTQGDQLAAQALWITILRFTGDLPEPRYHTMDRDNTSVMSKVTATLGRNFIRSKEFQEAQMMGVDPDAYLNKQKPRSIRHKLVSLTLKRKNKLGEDVRRKLQDEEYTADSYQSWLESRPTSNLEKLHFIIGHGILRAELRDEIYCQICKQLTNNPSKSSHARGWILLSLCVGCFAPSEKFVNYLRAFIREGPPGYAPYCEDRLKRTFNNGTRNQPPSWLELQATKSKKPIMLPITFMDGNTKTLLADSATTARELCNQLSDKIGLRDQFGFSLYIALFDKVSSLGSGGDHVMDAISQCEQYAKEQGAQERNAPWRLFFRKEIFAPWHDPTEDQVATNLIYQQVVRGVKFGEYRCDKEEDLAMIAAQQYYIEYGQDMNNERLFTLLPNYIPDYCLTGVEKAVDRWSALVVQAYKKSYYVKEKVPAYRVKEDVVSYAKFKWPLLFSRFYEAYRNSGPNLPKNDVIIAVNWTGVYVVDDQEQVLLELSFPEITTVSSQKTNKVFTQTFSLSTVRGEEFTFQSPNAEDIRDLVVYFLEGLKKRSKFVIALQDYKAPGEGSSFLTFQKGDLIILEEDSTGESVLNNSWCIGRCERTMERGDFPAETVYVLPALTKPPPDILSLFCQEGAQHGRKAPTSTFNGTDARDKPHTLLEYALDHFRLPPKRTTSKTLTLSSAKRGGAEELWRHSREPIKQPLLKKLQAKEELAEEACFAFTAILKYMGDLPSKRPRIGNEYTDHIFDGPLKHEILRDEIYCQVMKQLTDNRNRMSEERGWELMWLATGLFACSQGLLRELTLFLRTRRYPIAQDSLQRLQKTLRNGQRKYPPHQVEVEAIQHKTTQIFHKVYFPDDTDEAFEVDSSTRAKDFCQNIAQRLNLRSSEGFSLFVKIADKVISVPEGDFFFDFVRHLTDWIKKARPTRDGITPQFTYQVFFMKKLWTNTVPGKDRAADVIFHFHQELPKLLRGYHRCGREEAARLAALAYRARFGDNKQELQAIPQMLRELVPADLIKLQSSADWKRAIVASYNQDAGMTPEDAKITFLKVIYRWPTFGSAFFEVKQTTEPNYPELLLIAINKHGVSLIHPQSKDILVTHPFTRISNWSSGNTYFHMTIGNLVRGSKLLCETSLGYKMDDLLTSYISLMLTNMNKQRSMRVK, encoded by the exons ATGGTGATCGTTACCAGA GGAGATTACATATGGATCGAGCCAGTATCCGGTCGAGAGTTCGATGTAGCCATCGGTGCGAGGGTGCTCGCTGCGGAGGGCCGGCGGATCCGGGTCCGGGATGACGACGGGCAAGAGCAATGGCTGCCGCCGGAGCGTCGCATCAAGGCCATGCATGCGACCTCCGTGCATGGCGTGGAGGACATGATATCGTTGGGCGATCTGCATGAAGCTGGCATATTGCGGAACCTGCTTATACGATACAATGATAACcttatttat ACATACACAGGCTCCATCCTAGTAGCGGTGAATCCGTACCAAATCCTGCCCATATACACCGCAGACCAAATAAAGCTCTACAAGGAGCGGAAGATTGGCGAGTTGCCCCCACACATATTCGCAATTGGTGACAATGCGTACGCACACATGCGTCGCTATGGGCAGGACCAATGTATCGTTATTAGTGGTGAATCGGGTGCTGGGAAGACGGAGTCTACGAAGCTAATATTGCAATACCTCGCAGCGATCAGTGGGAAACACTCTTGGATTGAACAACAG ATTTTAGAAGCAAATCCCATCCTTGAAGCCTTTGGTAATGCCAAAACTGTAAGAAACGACAATTCCTCACGCTTCGGTAAATACATAGATATCCATTTTAATAGCAACGGTGTTATCGAAGGTGCCAAAATAGAACAATATTTGTTAGAAAAGTCGAGAATAGTCTTCCAAGGCCCGGAGGAGAGGAATTATCACGTATTTTACTGTCTTCTAGCTGGTTTATCTaaagaagaaaagaaaaaattggAATTAGGAGATGCATCCGAATATAGATATCTGTCTGCT GGTGGTAACTTCAGTTGTGAAGGAAGAGATGATGCTGCCGAGTTTGCTGACATTCGATCAGCTATGAAAGTGTTGCTTTTCACTGAAGCTGAGATTTgggaaatattaaaactattagcAGCTGTTTTACACTGTGGCAACATAAAATATGAAGCGACAGTAGTAGATAATTTGGATGCTACAGAAATTATAGAACAATCAAATGTCAGACGAGTTGGTAATTTATTAGGAGTTCCAGTACCATCATTAATAAATGCCTTAACTAGAAAAACGTTGTTTGCTCATGGTGAAACTGTTGTTTCAACGCTTAGTAAAAACCAATCGGTAGATATCAGAGATGCATTTGTAAAAGGAATATATGGCAGACTATTTGTTACTATTGTAAAGAAGATAAACGCTGCTATATACAAACCAAAGGCGACGATGCGTACTGCTATCGGTGTCTTGGATATTTTTGGGTTCGAAAACTTTGACCACAATAGTTTTGAACAGTTTTGTATAAACTTCGCTAATGAAAATCTGCAACAATTCTTCGTTAGGCATATCTTCAAACTTGAGCAGGAAGAATACAATCACGAGGGAATTAACTGGCAACATATAGAATTCGTTGACAATCAAGATGCGTTAGATTTGATTGCTTTAAAGCAGTTGAATATAATGGCGTTAATTGATGAGGAATCGAAATTCCCAAAGGGTACGGACCAAACAATGTTGGCTAAATTGCACAAAACTCATGGTCTTCACAGAAACTACCTCAAACCAAAGTCAGATATTAACACTAGTTTTGGATTAAATCACTTCGCTGgtattgtattttatgatACACGAGGATTCTTAGAGAAAAATCGGGACACTTTCAGTGCTGATCTGCTACAGTTAATTCATATATCTACAAACAAATTCCTTCAACAAATTTTCCAAGATGATATAGTTATGGGATCAGAAACAAGAAAGCGAACTCCGACACTATCAACTCAGTTCAAAAAATCGTTAGACTTATTAATGAGGACCCTTGGAACGTGCCAACCTTTCTTCATCCGATGTATCAAGCCGAATGAATTCAAAAAGCCTATGATGTTTGATCGAGGATTATGTTGCCGTCAGCTTCGATATTCTGGCATGATGGAAACTATAAGAATTAGGAGAGCTGGATATCCGATACGACACAGTTTTAAAGAATTCGTGGAACGTTATCGTTTCCTCATTTCTGGTGTTCCACCTGCCCATAAAACTGACTGTAGGAATGCTACAGCAAAAATTTGTGCCACCGTGTTAGGAAAATCAGACTATCAGCTAGGTCATACCAAAGTATTTCTTAAGGATGCTCACGACTTATTCCTGGAGCAAGAACGTGACAGAGTTCTAActagaaaaatattgatattgcAAAGATCTATACGAGGTTGGGTGTACAGGCGACGGTTCTTAAAAATGCGGGCAGCTGCTATTTTAATTCAGCGACATTGGCGCGGAAAATTGCAGAGAATTAGGTACAATAAAATGAAGGTTGGATATGCGAGACTGCAAGCTTTGATCCGAGCGAGAGTCCTGGCGCATCGGTTTAGACATTTGCGAGGACATATTGTGTCATTGCAG GCGGCAGCGCGCGGCTATTTAGTTCGGCGCTCGTACGGGCACAAGATGTGGGCCATAGTGAAGATACAGTCGCACGTGCGGCGGCTGATCGCGATGCGGCGCTACCGGCGCATGCGGCAGGACGCGCTCGCGCACACCGAGGCGCTGCGCCTGCGCCGCCAGGAGGAGCAGCGCCTGCAGCACCAGGGCAACACGCGGGCGAAGGAGATCGCGGAGCAGAACTATAGA gaGCGTATGTACGAGCTCGAACGGCGGGAGGCAGAATTGGCTTTAGAAGAGAAACGTCAACTAGAAGCAAAGAGGACGTTACTGCAAGAAGCAGCTCGGAAGCAAGACGAGCCAGTGGACGACAGCAAGCTCGTGGAAGCCATGTTCGACTTCCTCCCAGACTCTAGTAGCGAAGCACCAGCTCCTAAGGATACTTGTGCGTTCAGTGACTTGCCACAGCAACGGGCGGATCAACAAGAG ATGGTAACTCCAGTCCAAACAACATCAGAAGATGAAGAGGATCTATCAGAATTCAAGTTCCAAAAGTTCGCAGCTACATATTTCCAGGGCAATGTCACGCACCAATATTCACGGAAACCGTTAAAACACCCCTTGTTACCTTTACATACGCAAGGCGATCAATTG GCAGCGCAAGCGTTATGGATTACGATATTGAGGTTTACTGGAGACCTTCCCGAACCAAGATATCATACTATGGATAGAGACAATACCTCTGTCATGTCAAAGGTTACGGCTACTCTAGGAAGAAATTTCATAAGGTCGAAAGAATTCCAGGAAGCGCAAATGATGGGCGTTGACCCCGATgcatatttaaacaaacaaaaaccaAGGTCAATCAGACATAAACTCGTTTCGTTAACGCTGAAACGAAAGAACAAACTTGGTGAGGATGTTCGAAGAAAACTTCAG GATGAAGAATATACAGCGGACAGTTATCAATCTTGGTTGGAATCGCGACCAACTTCAAATCTAGAGAAACTGCATTTCATTATCGGGCACGGTATTCTTCGAGCGGAATTAAGAGATGAAATTTACTGCCAAATTTGTAAACAGTTAACCAATAATCCATCAAAGTCTTCGCATGCTCGTGGATGGATCTTACTTTCGTTATGTGTTGGCTGCTTTGCTCCTAGTGAAAAATTTGTCAATTATCTCAGAGCATTTATTAGGGAAGGACCTCCTGGCTACGCACCTTACTGTGAAGATCGTCTAAAGAGAACGTTCAATAATGGAACAAGGAACCAACCTCCATCGTGGTTGGAACTACAGGCTACAAAGTCGAAAAAACCAATCATGTTGCCAATAACATTTATGGATGGAAatacaaaaactttattagCTGATTCCGCTACAACAGCTAGAGAGTTATGTAATCAGCTGTCAGATAAAATTGGTTTACGAGATCAATTCGGTTTTTCATTGTACATTGCTTTATTTGATAAGGTTAGTTCACTCGGTAGTGGTGGTGATCACGTGATGGATGCTATATCTCAGTGTGAACAATACGCGAAAGAGCAAGGCGCACAAGAACGAAATGCCCCGTGGAGACTTTTCTTCCGCAAGGAAATATTTGCTCCTTGGCATGACCCTACTGAGGACCAAGTCGCGACAAACCTTATATACCAACAAGTAGTGAGAGGTGTGAAATTCGGAGAATACAGATGTGATAAAGAAGAAGATTTGGCGATGATAGCTGctcaacaatattatatagagtATGGTCAAGATATGAACAACGAACGTCTATTTACATTGTTGCCAAATTATATACCAGACTATTGTTTAACCGGTGTCGAAAAAGCCGTCGACAGGTGGAGTGCTCTCGTGGTGCAAGCGtacaaaaaaagttattatgtaAAAGAAAAAGTTCCTGCTTATAGAGTTAAAGAAGATGTAGTGAGTTACGCTAAGTTCAAATGGCCTTTATTATTCTCTAGATTTTATGAGGCATACAGAAATTCTGGTCCAAATCTACCTAAAAACGACGTCATCATAGCAGTGAACTGGACTGGTGTGTATGTCGTCGATGATCAGGAACAAGTGCTTCTTGAGTTATCCTTCCCCGAAATAACAACAGTTTCGAGCCAAAAGACTAACAAAGTGTTTACACAAACTTTCAGTTTATCAACAGTGCGTGGTGAAGAATTCACATTCCAAAGTCCTAATGCTGAAGATATAAGAGATTTAGTTGTTTATTTCTTGGAAGGTTTGAAGAAAAGATCTAAATTCGTTATTGCTTTACAAGATTATAAAGCACCTGGGGAAGGGTCTAGTTTCTTAACTTTCCAAAAGGGTGATCTTATTATATTAGAAGAGGATAGTACCGGCGAATCTGTTTTAAACAACAGTTGGTGTATAGGACGTTGTGAAAGAACAATGGAAAGGGGTGACTTCCCGGCTGAAACGGTTTATGTTCTTCCAGCTTTAACAAAACCGCCACCAGATATACTATCTCTGTTTTGTCAAGAAGGTGCACAACATGGTCGCAAAGCTCCGACGAGTACATTTAACGGGACAGACGCTAGGGACAAACCACATACACTGTTAGAATATGCACTAGACCATTTCAGATTACCGCCGAAACGAACGACATCTAAAACACTTACGCTCTCATCGGCTAAAAGAGGTGGTGCAGAAGAATTATGGCGACATTCTAGGGAACCTATAAAACAACCTTTGCTCAAAAAATTACAAGCCAAAGAGGAGTTAGCCGAAGAAGCATGTTTTGCTTTCACTGCCATTCTTAAATATATGGGTGATTTGCCTTCAAAACGTCCGAGGATCGGAAATGAGTACACAGACCATATATTTGATGGTCCACTCAAGCATGAAATATTGCGAGACGAAATTTACTGCCAAGTTATGAAACAGTTGACGGATAACAGAAACAGGATGTCTGAAGAAAGAGGATGGGAGCTAATGTGGTTGGCGACCGGATTGTTTGCATGTAGTCAAGGTCTTCTTAGAGAATTAACTTTATTCCTTAGAACTAGGAGATATCCTATTGCTCAAGATTCACTTCAGAGACTTCAGAAAACTTTACGAAACGGCCAAAGGAAATATCCTCCGCATCAGGTGGAAGTAGAAGCTATACAGCATAAAACCACTCAAATATTCCATAAAGTGTACTTCCCTGACGATACTGACGAGGCATTTGAAGTAGACTCGTCTACAAGAGCAAAAGATTTCTGTCAAAATATAGCACAAAGATTGAATCTCAGATCTAGTGAAGGCTTTAGTTTATTCGTTAAAATAGCAGATAAAGTCATATCCGTCCCAGAAGGTGACTTCTTTTTCGATTTTGTGCGACACTTGACGGATTGGATCAAGAAGGCCAGACCGACGCGCGATGGAATAACGCCTCAGTTTACTTAtcag GTGTTCTTCATGAAGAAGCTCTGGACTAACACAGTGCCAGGCAAGGACCGAGCCGCGGACGTTATCTTCCACTTCCACCAGGAGCTCCCCAAGCTGCTCCGCGGGTACCACCGCTGCGGGCGGGAGGAGGCCGCACGACTGGCCGCGCTCGCCTACCGCGCGCGCTTCGGGGACAACAAGCAGGAGCTGCAGGCTATACC GCAAATGTTACGCGAATTGGTGCCAGCCGATCTAATTAAACTACAAAGTTCAGCTGACTGGAAGCGTGCTATAGTCGCGTCTTACAACCAAGATGCAGGAATGACTCCTGAAGATGCAAAAATAACATTCCTGAAGGTCATCTATCGGTGGCCAACATTCGGATCAGCTTTCTTCGAGGTGAAGCAGACGACTGAGCCAAATTACCCAGAGCTGTTGTTGATCGCCATCAATAAGCACGGTGTCAGCTTAATACATCCGCAGTCAAAG GATATCCTAGTGACCCACCCGTTCACCAGGATATCGAACTGGTCCTCCGGCAACACGTACTTCCACATGACGATCGGCAACCTCGTGCGCGGCTCCAAGCTCCTCTGTGAGACCTCACTCGGATACAAGATGGACGATCTGCTGACGTCATACATTTCCCTCATGCTGACTAACATGAATAAACAGCGGTCTATGCGTGTGAAATAG
- the LOC123706139 gene encoding tigger transposable element-derived protein 1-like, whose amino-acid sequence MGPSTYLSTEAENLLEKWVIDMAGKHIPITRDELLDSVQRIIMNQKIKTPFTDDRPGKKWYNLFLKRHPVLSERTAQNLITARDAVTEENIKKWFKEVESYIQENDLKEASEDPQRIFNTDESAFYLSPKAGKVLARKGDKHVYRSSGDDKDNLTVLITGNAAGQLAPTMVVYAYERVPSAISSPFPKEWSIGRTASDRER is encoded by the exons ATGGGTCCTAGTACCTATTTGTCTACAGAAGCAGAGAACCTTTTAGAAAAATGGGTAATTGACATGGCGGGAAAACACATTCCCATTACAAGAGACGAATTGCTTGACAGTGTGCAACGCATTATTATGAACCAGAAGATAAAAACGCCTTTTACTGACGATAGGCCAGGCAAGAAATGGTATAATCTTTTTCTAAAAAGACATCCTGTTTTGTCTGAGCGAACAgcacaaaatttaataacggCGCGAGATGCAGTAAcggaagaaaatataaaaaaatggtttaaaGAAGTTGAATCATATATACAAGAAAACGATCTAAAAGAAGCTTCGGAAGACCCtcaaagaatttttaatacgGACGAGAGCGCCTTCTATTTGTCCCCTAAAGCCGGGAAAGTTCTTGCAAGAAAAGGTGACAAACATGTCTACCGATCATCTGGAGACGATAAGGACAATTTGACAGTTTTGATTACCGGGAATGCAGCTGGACAATTGGCACCCACCATGGTAGTGTAT GCCTATGAGAGAGTTCCATCTGCAATTTCATCTCCGTTTCCAAAAGAATGGTCAATTGGACGCACAGCAAGTGATAGAGAGAGATAG